Below is a window of Vicinamibacterales bacterium DNA.
GCGCAGGCCTTCCTGCTCGGCGGCCTCGATGTACTGATCCACATCACGATTGGCGTCGATGACAAGGGATTCGCCGGTCTTGTTGCAGCCGATCAGGTAACTGGCCTGCGCGATGGACGGCTCGAAGAAACGTTTCACGAACATGGTTGACTCCTCGGGCTCACTACTGGATGAGCACGTACGACGCCAGGGCGACGAGTGCGACGGCGAAGGCTTGCTGCATGCGTCGTTGCGGCAGCCGATGGGCAATCATGCCCCCGGCAAGCGCGCCCACGGCCGCGACGAATGCGAACGGAAGAATGAACGACAGGACCAACGGCGTGCGGCCGATGTAGCCGGCCAGGCCCGACGCCGCCGCCATGGTGATGACGACCAACGAGGCGCCGGCGGCTTCCCGCATCGGGATCCGGGCCACGATGACCAGGGCCGGCACGATCAGGAAACCGCCGCCGACCCCGACCAGGCCGGTGAGAACGCCCAGGGGCAGGCCAAGGAGCATCAGCACCGGAAGCGAGCGGCGTCCCGCGGAGGTCTCGTGGAGCACCGGGCGCCGGAACATGATCGCGGCGGCCACCAGCATCACGACGCCGAGCACGCGCAATTGGGTGGCGTCGGCGAGGCGCGCGCCCAGGAAGCTGCCGGAGTAGGCCCCCACGGTGGCGGCGAGGCCGACCACAAGACCGGCGGCCAGCGGCAAGGTGCCGCGAACAAGACTGCCAGCGGCGCCGGCGGCCGCGGCAATGCCGACCACCGCCAGGCTGATCACGACGGCTTCTTTCGGGGAGAAGTGCAGCAACCCGGTCAACGCCGGCACGGCGATGATGGAGCCGCCGCCGCCGAGCATGCCCATCACCAGGCCGATGACAGCGGCCAGCACAAACGCGACGGCGCTCACGGTCGAGACTTCATATCGCTATATAACTATTCAGCAATATTAATTGTCAAGGGGGTCTGACCCCGAGCGCTTCACATCCCGAACACGTCGCGGTAGAACGCCAACTCCTCTTTTAGCGCGCGGATGATGTTCTCGGCCTTGCGGAAGCCGTGCTGCTCGCCCTCGAAGGTCACGTACTTCACCTTCAGTCCCTTCTTGCGCACCGCCTCGGCCATCATCTCGGACTGGTTCGGTGGCACCACCTTGTCGTCCAAGCCCTGGAACAGGATGATCGGGCACGACAGCCGGTCGGTGAAGTGAATCGGTGAGCGCTGGTAGTAGGTGTCACGCACGGCGGGATACGGGCCGATCAGCGACTCGTTGTAGCGTGACTCGAACTTGTGGGTGTCGTGCTGCAGTGCCTCGAGATCGCTGATGCCGTAGTAGCTGGCGCCGGCCTTGAACGTCTGGTGGAAGGTCAGCGCCGCCAGCGTGGTGTAGCCGCCGGCGCTCCCGCCGCGGATGATCAGCCGCGCCGGATCGGCCCTGCCCGCGGCGACCATCGCCCTGGCGCCGCCCACCGCGTCATCGACATCCGCAATTCCCCACTGCCCGTTCAGGCGTTCGCGATACCGACGCCCGTAGCCCGTGCTGCCGCTGTAGTTCACGTCGAGCACGGCGAAGCCGCGGCTGGTCCAGAACTGCGTCTTGGGATCGAGCACGTCAGACGAGGCGCCGGTCGGACCACCGTGCGTCAGCACGAGCAGCGGCGGATGCTGGCCGCCAGGCGCCGTCACTTCGGGATTGGCCGGCGGATAGTAGAAGGCGTGCACGTCGCGATCCGACACGCGATAGGTGACCGCTTCAGGGACCGACACCCAGGCCGGCTCGATCCGATCCGCCGACGCCGACCGCAGGACCACCGGCGTCATGTCGCCGGTGGCCATGCGCATGATCGCGCCGGACTGCGTGGCCGACCCGCCCACGAAGTAGATCGCATCGTGATGGGCGCGAATGGACTCCAGCGGCTGCACCGGCAGATCGACGGGCGCGAACGCCAGCGAGTCCGTGTCGATCAGCGCGAGCCGCCACTCGCCATCCTGCGCATAGGTGGCCGCCAGGCGACTGGCGGCGATGAACGCGTAAGTGACCATGCTGAAGGTCCACTGCGGCTTGCCGAACTCGGCCGCCATCTCGTGAATGCATTCGGTGGACTGGCCGGTGACGCGATAGAGGTTCCACCAGCCGCTGCGGTCCGACACGAAATACAACGTGCCGTCCGGCGACCAGTCGGGTTGGAAGATCGATTCGCTGGCTCCGCCCGCGACTTTCTCACGCGGGCCAAGGGAGCCGTCGGCGTTGAACGCCGCCGTCCACAGCTCGGTGCCGTCCCACGGCATGTTGGGATGGTTCCACTGCAACCACGCGAGCGTCGTGCCGTCGGGGCTGACAATCGGATCCGAATAGAAATCCGCCCCGGAGACGAGCGTCACGTCGTGCCAGGAGGGCGGCACCTCAGCGCCGCCGGCTGATGGTGCGACAGCAACGATAGTGTTCACCGCTTCGGCGCCGGCCTTCGAATGGTCCTCGCGAACGCCGACCAGCCGGTCACGCACCGGATCGAGCCGGAAGTCGGCGTAGAAACAGCCACCGTCGCCGGTGACCGGTTGCGGGACCTGTCCAGGCTCCTGCTTGTAGATCCGCTGATCGGAAAAGTT
It encodes the following:
- a CDS encoding sulfite exporter TauE/SafE family protein, which translates into the protein MSAVAFVLAAVIGLVMGMLGGGGSIIAVPALTGLLHFSPKEAVVISLAVVGIAAAAGAAGSLVRGTLPLAAGLVVGLAATVGAYSGSFLGARLADATQLRVLGVVMLVAAAIMFRRPVLHETSAGRRSLPVLMLLGLPLGVLTGLVGVGGGFLIVPALVIVARIPMREAAGASLVVITMAAASGLAGYIGRTPLVLSFILPFAFVAAVGALAGGMIAHRLPQRRMQQAFAVALVALASYVLIQ
- a CDS encoding prolyl oligopeptidase family serine peptidase — translated: MPTVSPYGAWPSPLSAARVTAGTLRLDHIQLDGDDVYWVEGRASEGGRHVIVKRSPAGDITDVTPPPFNVRTRVHEYGGAAYTVHRGTVYFSNFSDQRIYKQEPGQVPQPVTGDGGCFYADFRLDPVRDRLVGVREDHSKAGAEAVNTIVAVAPSAGGAEVPPSWHDVTLVSGADFYSDPIVSPDGTTLAWLQWNHPNMPWDGTELWTAAFNADGSLGPREKVAGGASESIFQPDWSPDGTLYFVSDRSGWWNLYRVTGQSTECIHEMAAEFGKPQWTFSMVTYAFIAASRLAATYAQDGEWRLALIDTDSLAFAPVDLPVQPLESIRAHHDAIYFVGGSATQSGAIMRMATGDMTPVVLRSASADRIEPAWVSVPEAVTYRVSDRDVHAFYYPPANPEVTAPGGQHPPLLVLTHGGPTGASSDVLDPKTQFWTSRGFAVLDVNYSGSTGYGRRYRERLNGQWGIADVDDAVGGARAMVAAGRADPARLIIRGGSAGGYTTLAALTFHQTFKAGASYYGISDLEALQHDTHKFESRYNESLIGPYPAVRDTYYQRSPIHFTDRLSCPIILFQGLDDKVVPPNQSEMMAEAVRKKGLKVKYVTFEGEQHGFRKAENIIRALKEELAFYRDVFGM